Proteins encoded in a region of the Drosophila gunungcola strain Sukarami chromosome 3L unlocalized genomic scaffold, Dgunungcola_SK_2 000005F, whole genome shotgun sequence genome:
- the LOC128259152 gene encoding uncharacterized protein LOC128259152: MAKKKGRKGKKGKKTKVDCKFKILDEMLKPMNEPVDDCDGCCQCACDCDCSPEIAPCFIQPTRRDPGPEAYDEFEACLNGSGLTIRVLKNTHKVESVQDGNEGNLGADDDPCYRQDPNDCEPKQESCLHEMMQRSAFARNHIKRRTGGRIINHPNIPKVRANIKYSGNDACETDNYYVPFSKIKEACDLQEAKVDCYRQRLCGGTDRIVPAQCPAQNQRSCCMQVEGKDIMQTMKGVNLDTRRKGIEVCYKTCEETDSDVFLVKLGSKAKSQHKKNTIEIELRTPKQPVTLPVSKVTTETYVSEEMLAGGKKKKKGKKGKGKKGKAKKK; encoded by the exons ATGGCTAAAAAGAAGGGGCGGAAGGGAAAGAAGGGCAAGAAGACCAAGGTCGACTGCAAGTTCAAGATCTTGGATGAGATGCTCAAGCCAATGAATGAGC CTGTTGATGATTGCGATGGCTGTTGCCAATGCGCCTGCGATTGCGACTGCAGTCCGGAGATAGCTCCTTGTTTTATCCAACCCACAAGGCGGGATCCGGGTCCGGAGGCCTACGATGAGTTCGAGGCCTGCTTAAATGGCAGTGGATTGACTATAAGAGTCCTGAAGAACACCCATAAGGTGGAGAGCGTCCAGGACGGAAATGAAGGCAATCTTGGTGCGGATGATGATCCCTGCTATCGCCAGGATCCCAACGATTGCGAACCGAAGCAGGAGTCCTGCCTGCACGAGATGATGCAGCGCAGCGCCTTTGCCAGGAACCACATTAAGCGCAGAACCGGGGGCAGGATCATCAATCACCCGAACATTCCGAAGGTGCGGGCCAACATCAAGTACTCGGGCAACGATGCCTGCGAGACGGACAACTACTACGTGCCCTTCTCGAAGATCAAGGAGGCCTGTGACCTCCAGGAGGCCAAGGTCGACTGTTATCGCCAGCGGCTGTGCGGCGGAACCGATCGCATTGTGCCCGCCCAGTGCCCCGCCCAGAATCAGCGATCCTGCTGCATGCAGGTCGAGGGCAAGGACATCATGCAGACCATGAAGGGGGTCAATCTGGACACCAGGCGCAAGGGCATAGAG gTATGCTACAAAACTTGCGAAGAGACGGATAGCGATGTGTTCCTGGTGAAACTGGGGAGTAAGGCCAAATCGCAACACAAGAAGAACACCATTGAGATCGAGTTAAGGACTCCCAAACAACCCGTAACCTTGCCGGTTAGTAAAGTCACTACGGAAACCTATGTTTCCGAGGAAATGCTCGCTGGGggcaagaagaagaaaaagggCAAAAAGGGTAAAGGTAAAAAGGGCAAGGCCAAGAAGAAGTAG
- the LOC128259149 gene encoding uncharacterized protein LOC128259149 — MSEKMEKSEKPPKIAGNFLYMFEFVVDDLLITRQNMCAPEEYPTCTEITFRSSVYVNLCDREVGTCANPCSPKCGKCALFTLDSPITDKDVLQVHVYKKRTESCKFLIGVSELKVKPIFDRVKESFDIENPEWEGAMLGHIAQLPKLKGPNSKGLLDNCACYEKLNERHEQWCPTSELSKRLLPLFNLCKMQTGNIVLILRLVCNGPAIVSTFPFSKVCSRNPKCPEPCCGPCGPCPPPPGCGASPCPAPCPPPSCDPCDPCGPSCGAGGTATGGPMEKNKCCKGPCAQPPCRRCTMVDPCAKRIEPPAKCLRYYSCNLNKLCPCDYCEDEFDRECPTVPTRRCNMSPIEQKLQKCGPCGGIPPYPRFVQEKLEAELLNKPNKDPKKDMDGKKDKDGKDKDGKGKKKRQAGGALNCVGDHNSPSALYEECDPVCNGVLQATRKMRYKEPIVECNRREEEYNMACDEARKRAVRKLRHLLLKYNIKIEN; from the exons GGAAACTTTCTGTACATGTTTGAGTTTGTGGTGGACGACCTGCTGATCACGCGACAGAATATGTGTGCGCCGGAGGAGTATCCCACCTGCACGGAGATCACGTTCCGCTCGTCCGTCTACGTGAATCTCTGCGATCGCGAGGTGGGCACCTGCGCTAACCCCTGTTCGCCCAAGTGCGGAAAGTGTGCCCTGTTCACGCTGGACTCCCCGATCACGGACAAGGATGTGCTGCAGGTGCATGTGTACAAGAAACGCACGGAGAGCTGCAAGTTTCTGATAGGAGTGTCGGAGCTGAAGGTGAAGCCAATCTTCGATAGAGTAAAGGAGTCCTTCGACATTGAGAATCCCGAGTGGGAGGGGGCCATGCTGGGTCACATTGCCCAGTTGCCTAAGCTGAAGGGTCCCAATAGCAAGGGTCTGCTGGACAACTGTGCCTGCTACGAGAAGCTAAACGAACGCCATGAGCAGTGGTGTCCCACTTCGGAGCTATCAAAGCGATTGCTGCCCCTGTTCAATCTCTGCAAGATGCAGACTGGCAACATAGTGCTGATCCTGAGACTGGTCTGCAATGGTCCGGCCATAGTGTCCACCTTTCCCTTCAGCAAGGTCTGCTCCCGCAATCCCAAATGCCCGGAGCCCTGCTGTGGACCCTGTGGTCCCTGCCCACCGCCTCCTGGCTGCGGTGCCAGCCCATGTCCTGCTCCCTGTCCACCGCCATCCTGTGATCCCTGTGATCCTTGTGGTCCTAGCTGCGGTGCCGGGGGAACTGCCACCGGTGGACCCATGGAGAAGAACAAGTGCTGCAAGGGTCCGTGTGCCCAGCCCCCTTGTCGTCGCTGCACAATGGTGGACCCATGTGCCAAGCGCATCGAGCCGCCGGCCAAGTGCCTGCGATACTACTCCTGCAACCTGAACAAGCTGTGTCCCTGCGATTACTGTGAGGACGAGTTCGACAGAG AatgtcccactgtgcccaCAAGGCGCTGCAACATGTCGCCCATCGAACAAAAGCTGCAGAAATGCGGTCCCTGTGGGGGCATTCCACCATATCCCCGCTTTGTCCAGGAGAAATTGGAGGCGGAACTCTTGAACAAGCCGAACAAGGATCCCAAGAAGGACATGGATGGCAAAAAGGATAAGGATGGTAAGGACAAGGACGGCAAAGGCAAGAAGAAGCGACAGGCAGGTGGTGCCCTTAACTGCGTGGGCGACCACAATAGTCCTTCTGCCCTTTACGAAGAATGCGATCCTGTCTGCAATGGTGTCCTCCAGGCCACCAGAAAAATGAGGTACAAGGAGCCGATTGTCGAGTGCAACAGGCGCGAGGAAGAGTACAACATGGCCTGCGATGAAG CGCGAAAACGGGCTGTGCGGAAATTGCGCCATTTGTTGTTGAAGTACAATATCAAAATTGAGAATTAA